A DNA window from Pseudarthrobacter sp. W1I19 contains the following coding sequences:
- a CDS encoding L-aspartate oxidase codes for MNSSERRLATGVLVIGTGGSGLRAAIELAEAGVDVIAVGKRSRLDAHTSLAAGGINAALGTEDPLDSWQQHAADTIKESYFLANPHTVEVVTSGAEEGIRDLERYGMSFARTADGRISQRFFGAHTWRRTAFAGDYTGLEIQRTLVSRAEQLEVPILDGIYITRLLVNDNRVFGAYGFDINDGTRYLIHADAVILAAGGHNRIWRQTTSRRDENTGDSFRLAVEAGARLRDAELVQFHPSGVLEPENAAGTLISEAARGEGGILRNALGERFMERYDPDRMELSTRDRVALAAYTEIQEGRGTEKGGVWLDVSHLPRETIMQRLPRVYQTMLELQMLDITRDPIEIAPTAHYSMGGVWVRPEDHGTDVDGLYAIGEASSGLHGANRLGGNSLIELLVYGRIVGQAAARYSAGLTNHRRSSAAITEARAEVDALLTADGRENVRVLQRAIRNTMTKHAGVVRDEKGLRAGLDEITHIGQRVENIGIHPDIAGFQDLAHAFDLKASLIAAQATLESALERRETRGCHNRSDYPDLDPKLQVNLVWSPTTGVVREDIPPVPDEIAKLIQDVSTNGKLVE; via the coding sequence ATGAACAGCAGTGAACGTCGTCTCGCGACTGGCGTCCTAGTCATCGGTACGGGTGGCTCTGGCCTCCGCGCGGCAATCGAACTCGCCGAGGCCGGCGTCGATGTGATCGCTGTTGGAAAGCGGTCGCGTCTGGATGCGCATACATCATTAGCAGCTGGCGGTATCAACGCTGCCCTCGGAACTGAGGACCCTCTCGACTCTTGGCAGCAGCACGCCGCGGACACGATCAAAGAGAGCTACTTTCTGGCCAATCCACACACCGTGGAGGTCGTCACCAGCGGAGCGGAGGAAGGCATTCGAGATCTGGAAAGATACGGGATGTCATTCGCACGAACCGCGGATGGGCGCATCTCACAACGCTTCTTTGGAGCCCACACCTGGCGCCGCACCGCGTTCGCCGGAGACTATACCGGGCTGGAGATCCAACGTACACTCGTCTCCCGAGCTGAACAGCTAGAGGTACCCATCCTCGATGGCATCTACATCACCCGTCTTCTGGTTAACGACAACCGGGTGTTCGGGGCGTACGGCTTCGACATCAACGATGGTACGCGCTACCTCATCCATGCTGATGCGGTCATTCTCGCCGCGGGCGGCCACAACCGCATTTGGCGGCAAACAACTTCCCGTCGGGACGAAAACACCGGCGACTCGTTCCGTCTGGCCGTCGAGGCCGGCGCACGCCTGCGGGACGCTGAACTCGTGCAATTCCACCCCTCCGGGGTTCTGGAGCCGGAAAACGCGGCTGGCACGCTGATATCCGAAGCCGCACGCGGAGAGGGCGGCATACTGCGTAACGCACTTGGTGAACGCTTCATGGAACGCTACGACCCTGACCGAATGGAACTGTCCACCCGCGACCGCGTCGCCCTCGCCGCATATACCGAGATTCAGGAGGGCCGCGGAACTGAAAAGGGCGGAGTCTGGCTGGACGTATCGCATCTCCCCCGCGAAACCATCATGCAACGGCTTCCGCGGGTTTATCAGACGATGCTGGAGTTGCAGATGCTCGACATCACACGCGACCCAATCGAGATTGCCCCAACCGCTCACTATTCCATGGGTGGGGTCTGGGTGCGTCCCGAGGACCACGGCACGGACGTCGACGGACTGTACGCCATTGGTGAAGCGTCGAGTGGACTCCACGGAGCGAACCGGCTTGGCGGCAACTCACTCATCGAGCTCCTCGTCTACGGACGGATCGTGGGCCAGGCCGCGGCCCGCTACTCTGCCGGACTGACCAATCACCGGAGGTCTTCAGCGGCGATAACAGAAGCGCGTGCCGAAGTTGACGCCCTGCTCACCGCTGACGGCCGAGAGAACGTTCGAGTGCTCCAACGGGCGATCCGCAACACCATGACGAAGCATGCCGGCGTAGTCCGGGATGAGAAGGGCCTCAGGGCCGGCCTGGACGAGATCACACATATTGGCCAAAGGGTAGAGAACATAGGAATCCACCCCGACATCGCCGGCTTCCAAGACCTCGCCCATGCGTTCGACCTCAAGGCTTCCCTGATCGCGGCTCAAGCAACTTTGGAGTCTGCGCTGGAGCGGCGCGAAACTCGAGGCTGCCACAACCGTAGCGACTATCCGGACTTAGACCCGAAGCTCCAGGTCAACCTCGTCTGGTCCCCCACCACAGGTGTCGTCCGAGAAGACATACCCCCTGTGCCTGATGAAATCGCCAAACTCATTCAGGACGTTTCAACCAACGGGAAGCTCGTCGAGTAG
- the pdhA gene encoding pyruvate dehydrogenase (acetyl-transferring) E1 component subunit alpha, with amino-acid sequence MSTTSKARAPKSPAAKVTADSSAPPSSVGRSSVGPLLPGPPNELLLSFYRQMVLIRRFEERAARAYTEAKIGGYCHLNLGEEATVSGLMAAMRAEDYVFTNYREHGYALARGITPERVMAELFGRSEGVSKGWGGSMHMFDIDSRFMGGYGIVGGQVPLATGAALAIHYRGGSEAVVCLMGDGTTNIGAFHESLNIAALWDLPIVYVVVNNGLGMGTTVEQSSAEPELHKRAAAYRMASTRVDGNDPVAVHEAAQAALASAREGKPFLLETVSGRMKGHSVVDPARYRSREEAEALKAADPLAAYSVHLQQRGLLTDDLIARIDTQAREAVAAAVEFAEASPHPDVATLFDYTYATPVANDSRRLPGDALFPAAPRPNTDGFMEVTA; translated from the coding sequence ATGTCCACCACTAGCAAGGCTCGCGCTCCGAAGAGCCCGGCCGCAAAAGTCACTGCCGACAGCAGTGCGCCGCCATCATCGGTTGGCCGATCGTCAGTCGGACCGCTATTGCCTGGTCCTCCGAATGAGCTGCTGCTCAGCTTCTATCGGCAAATGGTGTTGATACGACGTTTTGAAGAGCGTGCCGCCCGGGCATACACCGAGGCGAAGATCGGTGGCTACTGCCACTTGAACCTCGGGGAGGAGGCCACGGTTTCCGGCCTCATGGCCGCAATGCGGGCCGAGGACTACGTGTTTACAAATTACCGAGAGCACGGGTATGCCTTGGCGCGAGGCATTACGCCAGAGCGGGTTATGGCTGAGTTGTTTGGCCGCTCCGAGGGTGTGTCGAAGGGGTGGGGTGGATCAATGCATATGTTCGACATCGACTCCCGCTTCATGGGCGGGTACGGAATCGTCGGTGGCCAGGTACCGCTGGCGACCGGAGCGGCACTCGCGATCCACTACCGGGGCGGGTCCGAGGCCGTGGTGTGTTTGATGGGCGATGGGACGACGAATATTGGTGCATTTCATGAGTCCCTGAACATCGCCGCACTGTGGGACTTGCCAATCGTGTATGTGGTCGTCAACAACGGACTTGGTATGGGCACCACGGTGGAACAATCCTCTGCTGAACCAGAGCTGCACAAGCGTGCCGCGGCTTATCGAATGGCTTCCACCCGCGTTGACGGCAACGATCCAGTTGCCGTGCACGAGGCGGCCCAAGCGGCGCTGGCCAGCGCCCGGGAGGGCAAACCATTCCTGCTGGAAACTGTGTCAGGGAGAATGAAGGGGCACTCGGTAGTCGACCCTGCCCGCTACCGCAGCCGCGAAGAGGCGGAGGCATTGAAGGCTGCAGATCCCCTCGCGGCATACTCGGTACACCTGCAGCAGCGGGGGTTGCTGACCGATGACCTGATTGCACGAATCGACACCCAGGCTAGGGAGGCTGTCGCCGCTGCGGTCGAGTTTGCCGAGGCGAGCCCCCACCCGGACGTGGCGACACTGTTCGATTACACTTACGCCACCCCCGTGGCAAACGACTCCCGCCGCTTGCCAGGGGATGCCCTGTTCCCTGCGGCACCCCGACCGAACACGGATGGGTTCATGGAGGTGACGGCATGA